One window from the genome of Terrimicrobium sacchariphilum encodes:
- a CDS encoding Type 1 glutamine amidotransferase-like domain-containing protein produces MRKVIVSLLLVSLALAVAPNASANVPTVGPREGAVLLVGGGDKTSIWPMFFDLVGDKNAPIVVITTANATNDETNKDFQELKAFGATRLTLLHTDSRETANSDSFIAPLRNARAVWIAGGRQWRLVDSYLDTKTEREIQALLDRGGIVAGSSAGASIQASYLVRGAKSGNKIVMAPGYERGFGLLKNTAIDQHVNTRSRVEDLGEVLQAHPELLGIGLDESTAIVVKGDTASVVGAGFAHFSSREAGAEKIFEVASGASYDFAARRPVDAISESTGGAGDHTVDDKGAIRVAIYADEGSPKAPDLIEGCLTDLSAKFQIRRVTAEEIRQGALSSFDVLAQGGGRASVQSDALGETGKERIREFVRNGGGYVGICAGAYLAASDRPYYLRLVNARVVDREHWARGGGDVQIRFTEEGRRELQQKSPVVQIRYNQGPLLARDAQTDLPTYTELAVFETEIAKKGAPQGVMKGTSAMVSSSFGKGRVFLSSPHPERTAGLERILQAAVTWSSGRDSSPNP; encoded by the coding sequence ATGAGAAAGGTCATCGTCAGTTTGCTCTTGGTCAGCCTCGCGCTTGCGGTGGCGCCCAACGCGTCGGCCAACGTTCCGACAGTCGGTCCACGCGAGGGAGCGGTGCTCCTCGTCGGAGGCGGCGACAAAACCAGCATCTGGCCTATGTTCTTCGATCTGGTCGGGGACAAGAATGCACCAATTGTCGTGATCACGACTGCGAACGCCACGAACGACGAAACCAACAAGGACTTTCAGGAGCTAAAGGCGTTCGGCGCCACCAGGCTGACTCTGCTGCACACCGACAGCCGGGAGACTGCAAACTCCGATTCCTTTATTGCTCCGCTCCGAAATGCTCGGGCGGTTTGGATCGCGGGCGGGCGCCAGTGGCGGTTGGTGGATTCCTATCTCGATACCAAGACGGAGCGTGAAATTCAGGCGCTCCTCGACCGGGGTGGTATCGTGGCCGGCAGCTCGGCCGGGGCCTCGATCCAGGCATCCTATCTCGTGCGCGGAGCCAAATCGGGCAACAAGATCGTGATGGCGCCGGGATATGAAAGAGGTTTTGGCCTCCTGAAAAACACCGCCATCGATCAGCACGTCAACACCCGCAGTCGTGTGGAGGACCTGGGAGAGGTTCTCCAGGCTCATCCTGAACTGCTCGGTATCGGACTTGATGAATCCACGGCAATCGTGGTGAAAGGGGACACCGCCAGCGTGGTCGGTGCGGGATTTGCGCACTTTTCCAGCAGAGAGGCTGGCGCTGAGAAAATATTCGAGGTCGCTTCCGGGGCATCATACGATTTTGCGGCACGTCGGCCGGTCGATGCGATCTCCGAAAGCACTGGCGGCGCGGGCGATCATACGGTCGATGATAAGGGCGCGATCCGGGTGGCGATCTATGCCGACGAGGGCAGCCCAAAGGCTCCCGACCTTATCGAGGGCTGCCTCACGGATTTATCCGCAAAATTCCAAATCCGGCGCGTAACGGCTGAGGAAATCCGACAGGGCGCCTTGTCGAGTTTTGACGTGCTGGCTCAGGGCGGGGGCCGGGCCTCCGTCCAGTCGGACGCCCTGGGAGAAACGGGAAAAGAGCGCATCCGGGAGTTCGTCCGCAACGGCGGTGGCTACGTTGGCATCTGCGCCGGGGCTTATCTCGCAGCCTCCGACCGCCCGTACTACCTCCGACTCGTCAATGCGCGTGTGGTCGATCGTGAGCATTGGGCTCGGGGCGGCGGAGATGTTCAGATTCGTTTTACCGAGGAAGGACGGCGCGAGTTGCAGCAGAAATCCCCGGTCGTGCAGATACGGTACAATCAAGGTCCTCTTCTTGCTCGTGATGCGCAAACCGATCTGCCCACCTATACCGAGTTGGCCGTGTTTGAAACTGAGATCGCTAAGAAAGGTGCTCCCCAAGGCGTGATGAAAGGCACCTCGGCCATGGTCAGTTCATCATTTGGTAAGGGGCGTGTCTTCCTGAGCAGCCCCCACCCGGAGCGAACGGCCGGACTTGAGCGCATTCTCCAGGCTGCCGTCACTTGGTCCTCAGGGCGCGATAGTTCTCCCAACCCCTAA
- a CDS encoding pilus assembly FimT family protein, which yields MNKPYLSKRSAFSVVELLTVVSLISVLTVMVTPAVSSIMGATGTTRAVNDVSTVMEHARQSAMKLSTWVWVGVADVTAFNNGSPQICVVELASKDGSSDLSADNLMPLRRNLNVQGVRFSSEPDPNATVIGDSTPASTLDWPVVTTSGRRSVDFAKYVIGFSPKGEALLGGDVSPAWIKVPFVAHNNSSDLKSVLVSGPSGQVVVVH from the coding sequence ATGAACAAACCATATCTATCTAAACGTTCCGCCTTTTCCGTGGTGGAGTTGCTCACGGTGGTTTCGCTCATCTCAGTGCTCACCGTCATGGTGACCCCTGCGGTGTCCTCGATCATGGGGGCGACAGGTACCACGCGTGCTGTGAACGATGTATCCACCGTGATGGAGCACGCCCGCCAGTCGGCCATGAAGCTCAGCACGTGGGTGTGGGTCGGCGTGGCCGACGTCACCGCATTCAATAACGGATCGCCTCAGATTTGCGTGGTCGAGTTGGCCAGTAAAGATGGGTCCTCAGACCTCTCGGCGGACAATCTCATGCCGCTCCGCCGCAATCTGAACGTTCAGGGGGTTCGGTTCTCCTCCGAGCCAGACCCGAATGCCACCGTCATAGGCGACTCCACTCCGGCCTCGACCCTTGACTGGCCTGTAGTCACGACCAGCGGGCGGCGGAGTGTGGATTTTGCGAAATACGTGATTGGCTTCTCGCCCAAGGGTGAGGCGCTGCTGGGCGGCGATGTGTCTCCGGCCTGGATCAAGGTTCCCTTTGTCGCACATAACAACAGCTCCGATCTCAAATCCGTGCTGGTGTCTGGTCCGTCCGGGCAGGTTGTCGTCGTTCACTAG
- a CDS encoding MarR family winged helix-turn-helix transcriptional regulator: MRARPNRYSSLREAITARMSDENLGAFEVFIDLLEVGDLANRCGGTFLEQYGLNETRYVILTLLDNSPTGSLRSTDLSQAAGVRPATMTGLLDTLEHSGLLARVDNPHDRRACCVKISEKGQALLKEMELEKFAWIDELRGTFSATEQRWLRELLSRARELLDRTLTPPDPDKPVKSVPPEFEA; the protein is encoded by the coding sequence ATGCGCGCGCGGCCCAATCGATACAGCAGCCTCCGGGAGGCGATCACCGCGCGGATGTCGGATGAAAATCTCGGCGCTTTCGAGGTCTTCATCGATCTCCTGGAGGTCGGCGATCTCGCAAACCGATGCGGGGGGACCTTTCTGGAGCAATATGGCCTTAATGAAACCCGCTATGTCATATTGACGCTGCTGGACAATTCGCCAACGGGCAGCCTGCGCTCCACCGATCTCTCTCAGGCCGCAGGCGTTCGTCCGGCAACCATGACTGGATTGCTCGACACCCTGGAGCACTCCGGCCTGCTCGCCCGCGTGGATAACCCCCACGACCGCCGGGCCTGCTGCGTGAAGATCTCAGAGAAAGGGCAGGCCCTGCTCAAAGAGATGGAGCTGGAGAAATTTGCCTGGATCGACGAATTGCGAGGGACATTCTCCGCCACGGAGCAGCGTTGGCTGCGCGAGCTGCTGTCCCGGGCCCGGGAGCTTCTCGACCGTACCCTCACCCCGCCCGATCCCGACAAGCCCGTGAAAAGCGTACCCCCGGAATTCGAGGCATAA
- a CDS encoding sensor histidine kinase, giving the protein MMRDFLIIARWGALLDWILFAGAVAFTLAALIAFRLGSPRLEQTRNVNWLLLAASSALSAIGMVLPLVGHLDMRASGVLFATTIVLGITSTTLVILMARRLDFPSFAVVGTSALSFGVWGAISLCVVYGPQFPLGGSAIRPGHPLEPEWTSLAAAIASMIGIGLCCWINLRHLESLPGYRENRPAFLKGLFIYGAAIVLVLVAGLLASLLRERQYIAAQADRLGWRVNTAALGLNLDALLRLSGKPSDQKMPAYSAVTKQLKKILQANADAQNAYIWTFQESSPILLAHEGIKNPESLLLDSYTRSDTGPYVTWSPDQPFATAHQHIVNPTDKQPYAWLAMDFDLSSWLDAIAEARLQIIGASFLAVLVVTACYGWVLGIEIERASEREKLALVVSERERFARDLHDGLGQTLTGLAYRARALARGMQGRAAEDAGEFARMLTDAVAEARAIAFAQIPPALKNGGLRGGLQWLAANTHRLFEIQCTLDLPTDMPAFPEQTDHALLQIARESVHNAIRHGNASVVSLALHRNGKAWLFEVRDNGNGELPKSAIAGGLGLRMITTRVRELHGTAEFLPNSPSGVIVRCRFPG; this is encoded by the coding sequence ATGATGAGGGATTTTTTGATCATCGCCCGGTGGGGAGCTCTACTGGACTGGATACTCTTTGCGGGTGCGGTGGCGTTTACGCTGGCGGCCCTGATTGCCTTCCGGCTGGGAAGTCCACGGCTGGAGCAGACTCGCAACGTCAACTGGCTGCTGCTCGCTGCGTCATCCGCACTCTCTGCCATCGGCATGGTCCTTCCGCTCGTCGGGCACCTGGACATGCGAGCCTCGGGAGTGCTCTTTGCCACTACGATCGTGCTCGGTATAACGAGCACGACGCTCGTGATCCTGATGGCTCGCCGGCTGGACTTCCCATCGTTCGCAGTTGTCGGAACGAGCGCGCTGTCATTCGGCGTCTGGGGAGCGATCTCGCTGTGCGTCGTCTACGGTCCCCAGTTTCCGCTGGGAGGAAGTGCCATCCGACCAGGCCATCCGCTGGAGCCAGAGTGGACATCGCTAGCCGCCGCCATCGCGAGCATGATCGGAATCGGACTTTGCTGCTGGATCAATCTCCGGCATCTGGAATCTCTCCCCGGCTATCGGGAAAACCGCCCCGCATTTCTCAAGGGACTTTTCATCTACGGCGCAGCCATCGTGCTCGTACTCGTCGCCGGGCTGCTGGCCAGCCTCCTGAGGGAACGTCAATACATCGCCGCGCAGGCCGACCGGCTGGGCTGGCGGGTAAACACCGCAGCGCTGGGTCTCAACCTCGATGCGCTGCTGCGGCTATCCGGAAAACCCTCAGACCAGAAGATGCCCGCCTACTCGGCAGTGACCAAGCAGCTGAAAAAGATCCTCCAGGCCAACGCCGACGCGCAGAACGCCTACATCTGGACCTTTCAGGAATCGTCCCCAATTCTGCTGGCTCATGAGGGAATAAAAAATCCCGAGAGCCTGCTGCTCGACAGCTACACCCGCTCGGATACGGGACCCTATGTCACATGGTCACCGGATCAACCTTTCGCCACGGCGCACCAGCATATCGTCAACCCGACGGACAAGCAGCCCTATGCGTGGCTGGCAATGGACTTTGACCTTTCGTCCTGGCTGGACGCGATCGCCGAAGCACGTCTGCAGATCATCGGCGCAAGCTTCCTGGCCGTACTGGTGGTCACCGCCTGCTATGGTTGGGTGCTGGGAATCGAGATTGAGCGGGCCTCGGAACGGGAAAAGCTGGCACTCGTGGTCTCCGAGCGCGAACGCTTTGCCCGCGACCTGCATGACGGCCTGGGACAGACGCTAACCGGGCTCGCCTATCGTGCACGAGCGCTTGCCCGCGGGATGCAGGGGCGAGCCGCGGAGGATGCCGGAGAGTTCGCCCGCATGCTCACAGATGCTGTCGCCGAGGCCCGAGCCATCGCCTTTGCCCAGATCCCTCCTGCATTGAAAAACGGTGGACTGCGCGGAGGGTTGCAATGGCTGGCAGCGAACACCCATCGACTTTTCGAGATCCAGTGTACGCTCGACCTCCCGACGGATATGCCTGCATTCCCCGAGCAGACGGATCACGCCCTGCTCCAGATTGCCCGGGAGTCGGTGCACAATGCCATCCGACATGGCAATGCCTCGGTGGTAAGCCTCGCCCTGCATCGCAACGGCAAGGCGTGGCTTTTTGAAGTCCGCGATAATGGGAATGGCGAACTGCCAAAGAGCGCAATCGCCGGAGGTCTCGGTCTCCGGATGATCACCACGCGAGTGAGAGAACTCCACGGAACGGCTGAGTTTCTCCCGAACTCCCCAAGTGGAGTGATCGTACGCTGTCGCTTTCCGGGCTAG
- a CDS encoding PulJ/GspJ family protein: MDKPRSNGAFTLVELLAATAVFILLMGLLMQVLGSVSSTSDLSQRRLEVLRQAITALQRVEFDLRETIHTGGSGIFVNKGGSGNINDELYFFAPVSGSTSPAAPRKLSLVKYGVSSPATDQPSFGQWPEMPSLSRTVRPFGWGDDVGKLLPLSDTAASTAIAAGDTQQISPSIIRYEICFQQWNGTISSQPPSDWASVRALIIGVVAIDRKAASRLTQGERDSLASQFAKPGANDRPSAKWNGVIANLPQSVREGIRIYEQTISI, encoded by the coding sequence GTGGATAAACCCCGTTCCAACGGAGCCTTCACGCTTGTCGAGCTTCTCGCGGCCACTGCTGTATTTATCCTCCTCATGGGCTTGCTCATGCAGGTGCTCGGGTCGGTGAGCAGCACCAGCGACCTTTCCCAGCGGCGACTGGAGGTTCTTCGGCAGGCGATCACGGCATTGCAGCGGGTAGAGTTTGATCTTCGCGAGACCATTCATACCGGAGGCTCCGGGATTTTCGTCAACAAGGGAGGATCAGGAAATATCAACGATGAGTTGTATTTCTTTGCTCCTGTTTCCGGGAGCACGAGTCCGGCCGCTCCCCGTAAGCTCTCGCTCGTGAAGTATGGTGTTTCGTCGCCCGCGACCGACCAGCCTTCCTTTGGCCAGTGGCCGGAGATGCCTTCCCTATCGCGTACGGTGCGCCCATTTGGATGGGGGGATGATGTCGGCAAGCTCTTGCCCTTGTCGGATACCGCCGCCTCGACCGCCATCGCAGCGGGCGACACGCAGCAGATTTCCCCCAGTATTATCAGGTATGAGATTTGCTTCCAGCAATGGAACGGCACGATCTCAAGCCAGCCGCCGTCAGATTGGGCCAGCGTTCGCGCCCTGATCATCGGCGTGGTGGCGATCGACAGAAAGGCAGCGTCACGGTTGACGCAGGGAGAGAGGGATTCCCTGGCATCGCAGTTTGCGAAGCCAGGCGCCAATGATCGCCCTTCGGCAAAGTGGAACGGTGTCATAGCGAACCTCCCCCAGAGCGTTCGGGAAGGAATCCGCATCTATGAACAAACCATATCTATCTAA
- a CDS encoding PEP-CTERM sorting domain-containing protein: MNRVKSALLGTLVGTLAIFDAQATQYTWTGAQNRYSVNSGNWSSTPTFTASDTIYFSQYAGESASRVVEISDAFSIGALVFGSETGLTGNATSVIGSNTFAITVAGASGSSLGLSGSLASTNVGLWLQSGAGANGFYYSNSGTPSSSRSGVAINLTSPSVTFVNDSANPFYLNSRITGTGGLVLQNGSWVINYNSTANATSSSFTGGLTIENASLDLNVGTGVNSDNSYSPLGKGLITLGLSGSDKDATFVFTQLTRPGSNTNRLSATSGNMISVSDGTGARTIRNGNDQKKELYTTITVNGSSTLTLDNSNISGAVFEISATNSGGGVSTQNDLLTGLRGTGNLYLTGGGTFYTKAGLVVPENGVRNSFTGKTTVHQGTLQFQGDGGFQKTSVIQVDKNGVLDVSGTTSGSYTIGSSSYLSGPQTQTLSGTGQVVGTILLGSQSVLRAGGTDSGSYRAALTFTSDLSLGPLTIADIGSSYYGAVDTTGALAYAGELRITLASGFTAGGSYDLFNFASLVAADFSSVTVYSGATSWGSLALGSGGFSSVWLGQVNGQDYAFDQATGQLTVSVVPEPGTMALLGLAGAVLAMKVRKTLRRREGEIAGA; this comes from the coding sequence ATGAACAGGGTGAAATCAGCTTTGCTGGGGACATTGGTGGGAACGCTTGCAATATTCGACGCGCAGGCAACACAGTACACATGGACCGGAGCGCAGAATCGCTATTCGGTGAACTCGGGAAACTGGAGTTCCACTCCGACATTCACTGCGAGTGACACCATATATTTCTCGCAGTATGCCGGCGAATCCGCCAGCCGGGTGGTGGAGATTTCCGATGCCTTTTCGATTGGAGCATTGGTCTTTGGTTCGGAAACAGGCCTCACTGGCAATGCCACCTCGGTGATCGGTTCCAATACCTTCGCCATCACGGTGGCAGGTGCTTCCGGCTCATCTCTTGGTCTTTCCGGCAGCCTGGCGTCGACCAATGTGGGCCTCTGGCTTCAGTCGGGAGCTGGGGCGAATGGATTCTATTACAGCAACAGCGGCACCCCGTCCTCATCGCGGTCCGGTGTGGCGATCAACCTGACCTCCCCGAGCGTCACCTTCGTCAATGACTCGGCCAATCCATTTTATCTGAATTCCCGGATAACGGGAACAGGCGGGCTGGTTTTGCAAAACGGGTCGTGGGTGATCAACTACAACTCGACTGCGAACGCAACATCGAGTTCTTTCACGGGAGGCCTTACCATTGAGAATGCGTCACTGGATCTCAATGTCGGGACTGGCGTGAACAGTGACAATTCGTACAGTCCTCTGGGCAAAGGTCTCATCACGCTGGGATTGAGCGGATCGGACAAGGATGCGACCTTTGTGTTTACACAATTGACTCGTCCCGGGAGTAATACCAATCGACTGTCGGCGACATCGGGAAATATGATTTCCGTTTCGGACGGTACTGGTGCTCGCACCATCCGAAATGGAAATGATCAAAAGAAGGAGCTGTATACCACAATAACCGTCAATGGCTCTTCGACGCTGACTCTGGACAATTCCAATATCAGTGGAGCTGTCTTTGAAATCAGCGCAACGAATTCGGGCGGCGGAGTCAGCACCCAGAACGATCTTCTCACCGGCCTAAGGGGCACGGGCAACCTGTACCTGACAGGAGGCGGTACTTTCTACACCAAGGCTGGCCTCGTAGTCCCGGAAAATGGTGTGCGCAACAGCTTCACGGGCAAGACTACAGTGCACCAGGGAACGTTGCAGTTTCAAGGTGATGGAGGTTTCCAGAAAACCTCGGTTATTCAGGTCGACAAAAACGGTGTGCTGGATGTCTCGGGGACTACCAGCGGCTCCTACACGATCGGAAGTAGTTCGTACCTGAGCGGTCCACAGACGCAAACCTTGAGCGGCACAGGCCAGGTGGTCGGTACCATACTGCTCGGGTCCCAGTCGGTTCTGCGTGCGGGAGGAACGGATTCCGGCTCCTATCGAGCTGCGCTTACTTTTACCAGCGACCTCTCACTAGGGCCGCTGACGATCGCCGATATTGGCAGTTCATACTATGGCGCAGTCGATACGACGGGAGCTCTGGCTTATGCCGGTGAACTCCGCATCACTCTGGCTTCGGGTTTCACGGCGGGAGGTAGTTACGACCTCTTCAACTTCGCCTCGCTCGTCGCGGCGGACTTTTCCAGCGTCACCGTCTACTCGGGCGCGACCTCCTGGGGTAGCCTGGCTCTCGGCTCCGGGGGATTTTCCAGCGTCTGGCTCGGGCAGGTGAACGGGCAGGATTACGCTTTTGATCAGGCCACGGGACAACTCACTGTGAGCGTGGTGCCGGAGCCTGGCACAATGGCGTTGCTGGGTCTCGCCGGCGCGGTCCTGGCCATGAAAGTGCGGAAAACGCTTCGGCGTCGCGAGGGAGAGATCGCGGGAGCTTAG
- a CDS encoding response regulator transcription factor: MKTIRVAIADDHPVALSGLELFIRSEVDFEVCGTARDITSIDEVLAATKPDVFVSDLILGRHEAGENLSRWRREFPGTRFIILSMIADPGVAKGLFEKGASGYVCKSDDPSEILDAIRAAARGETHLGKTIRDLFESDKPTIDISPLSERERQIFRLVGEGLSNKEMSQRLFLSIKTIETHKEHIKNKLSLQQMPQLQAEARRWCLQNGLRTS, from the coding sequence ATGAAGACCATCCGAGTAGCCATTGCAGACGACCATCCCGTGGCGTTGTCCGGGCTGGAGCTCTTCATTCGCTCGGAAGTGGATTTTGAGGTCTGCGGAACGGCGCGAGATATCACCTCGATCGACGAGGTGCTGGCAGCAACAAAACCCGATGTCTTTGTGAGCGACCTGATCCTGGGACGGCATGAAGCGGGTGAAAACCTCTCCCGCTGGCGTCGGGAGTTTCCCGGCACGCGATTCATCATACTCAGCATGATCGCCGACCCTGGAGTAGCCAAGGGACTCTTCGAAAAAGGTGCCTCGGGTTATGTTTGCAAGAGTGATGATCCCTCGGAGATTCTCGATGCCATCCGCGCTGCGGCAAGAGGAGAAACGCATCTGGGCAAGACGATCCGCGACCTTTTCGAATCTGACAAGCCGACCATCGACATCTCTCCATTGAGCGAACGGGAAAGGCAGATCTTCCGACTCGTCGGCGAGGGGCTCTCCAACAAGGAAATGAGCCAGCGGCTTTTCCTCAGCATCAAGACCATCGAGACGCACAAGGAGCATATCAAAAACAAGCTCTCGCTCCAGCAGATGCCCCAGCTTCAAGCCGAAGCGAGGCGGTGGTGCCTGCAAAATGGATTGAGAACTTCCTGA